Proteins found in one Onychomys torridus chromosome 21, mOncTor1.1, whole genome shotgun sequence genomic segment:
- the LOC118571576 gene encoding zinc finger protein OZF-like: MDAVTYEDVHVNFTHEEWALLNPSQKNLYKDVMLDTYWNLTSIGYKWEDHNIEEHCQSSRRYGRYIICHPGYKPCEYKGYGKKHCTSVSPRIFRRYMVVPIMKRHDDCDTSLQLIGFPTSVAIPQHTHIEETPYEYKEYGNSCVCTGSLCICSLIYTRGKCYVCNQCGKTLSSSSCLQKSKTNYIQKRSNKCGPCTKDFNHHRYFQRYKTTNDEENIYECKQHDKTLISDLSLKVHKKPHLVVKPYEYNQSEKDFPCQSLHQVHRTNMREKRYSYHQCDMAIAHPSYLLKHERTHTGEHYESNQCGKAFAEKSTLHWNGRSHTGEKTNECNQCGKAFAHKNPLEIHDRSHTGEKCSGCNQGGKTFAYKTHHYRLERSHTGEKPYECNQCGKAFSRKSHLYIHERSHTGERPYGCKQCGKAFAYKSVLHRHERSHTGEKPYGCNQCGKAFPCISDLHNHERSHTGEKPNECNQCGKAFSRKSHLHRHKRSHTGEKPYGCNQCGKAFACKSDLHRHERSHSGEKPYGCNQCGKAFAYKSHLHRHERRHTREILWM, from the exons GATGCAGTGACTTATGAGGATGTGCATGTAAACTTCACTCATGAAGAATGGGCTTTGCTGAATCCTTCTCAaaagaatctctacaaagatgttaTGCTGGACACCTACTGGAACCTCACTTCTATAG GCTACAAATGGGAAGACCACAatattgaagaacattgtcaaagttctaGAAGATatggaag GTATATCATCTGTCACCCTGGATACAAACCATGTGAATATAAGGGATATGGAAAGAAGCATTGTACCTCTGTCTCTCCCAGAATATTTAGAAGATATATGGTAGTCCCTATTATGAAAAGACATGATGACTGTGATACAAGTTTACAATTAATTGGTTTTCCAACTTCAGTGGCAATACCTCAACATACTCACATTGAAGAAACACCTTATGAGTACAAAGAATATGGAAATTCATGTGTCTGTACTGGATCACTTTGCATATGTAGTCTTATTTACACTAGAGGAAAATGTTATgtatgtaatcagtgtggtaaaactCTGAGTTCTTCCAGTTGTCttcaaaagagtaaaacaaattatatacaaaaaagaagtaataaatgTGGACCTTGTACTAAAGACTTTAACCATCACAGATATTTTCAAAGATACAAAACAACCaatgatgaagaaaatatttatgaatgtaaGCAACATGATAAAACACTTATATCTGATTTGTCTTTAAAAGTACACAAAAAACCTCATTTGGTAGTAAAACCTTATGAATATAACCAAAGTGAAAAAGACTTTCCATGTCAAAGTCTTCATCAAGTACATAGAACTAACATGAGAGAGAAAAGGTATAGTTATCATCAATGTGATATGGCTATTGCACATCCCAGTTATCTTCTAAAACATGAAAGAACTCATACTGGAGAACACTATGAATCTAatcaatgtgggaaagcctttgcaGAGAAGAGTACTCTTCACTGGAATGGaagaagtcatactggagagaaaaccaatgaatgtaatcaatgtggtaaagcctttgcacataaAAATCCTCTTGAAATACATGACagaagtcatactggagagaaatgcTCTGGATGTAATCAaggtggtaaaacctttgcataTAAAACTCATCATTACAGGCttgaaagaagtcatactggagagaagccctatgaatgtaatcaatgtggtaaagccttttcaCGTAAAAGTCATCTTTATAtacatgaaagaagtcatactggagaAAGACCCTATGGATGTAagcagtgtggtaaagcctttgcatataAAAGTGTTCTTCATAGGCATGAAAGAagccatactggagagaagccctatggatgtaatcaatgtggtaaagcctttccATGTATAAGTGATCTTCACAatcatgaaagaagtcatactggagagaaacccaatgaatgtaatcaatgtggtaaagccttttcacgtaaaagtcatcttcacaggcataaaagaagtcatactggagagaaaccctatggatgtaatcaatgtggtaaagcctttgcatgtaAAAGTGATCTTCAcaggcatgaaagaagtcatagtggagagaagccctatggatgtaatcagtgtggtaaagcatttgcataTAAAAGTCATCTTCACAGGCATGAAAGAAGACATACTAGAGAAATCCTATGGATGTAA